One Etheostoma cragini isolate CJK2018 chromosome 18, CSU_Ecrag_1.0, whole genome shotgun sequence DNA window includes the following coding sequences:
- the si:ch211-195d17.2 gene encoding transcription factor E2F6, whose product MVKCVVSGCPNREAVSVNRGVFHRKPKRFFNFPKDPARVKVWLAALRETNKQDSTEQHLICEDHFLPEDISNNAVNSDAIPIMPPYLDGPMGLISPWGAESSSEEEEEDQWTNTGGCDDDEADEGDDAPAHVEPPVPPPPAVDPPQQDPGANKTSGAKTTGVTPHQKKEGIQTTRVTRQDVSLGMLTQRFLELLLMAPDGSLDLRQVTTSLQTRRRRVYDITNVLEGINLIEKQSTNRVKWIGSCHISNFLWMSQQRVQRELDNLKLVENTLDTFIKSCAQQLFEMTDDLENAASAYVTHEDVSRLAAFQGQTLLVVKAPEETKLEVPPPKEDNIQIHLKGGKGPIIVTTCDIKTGDATAEKSGCFLTLEESRIKTATLHTESSSPQSAVQSA is encoded by the exons GTATGGCTGGCAGCGCTGAGGGAGACTAACAAGCAGGACTCAACGGAGCAGCATTTAATCTGTGAAGACCACTTCCTGCCGGAGGACATCTCCAACAACGCGGTCAACAGCGATGCCATTCCCATCATGCCCCCCTACCTGGACGGGCCCATGGGCCTGATTAGCCCCTGGGGAGCAGAGTCGTCAtccgaggaggaggaggaggatcagTGGACCAACACTGGCGGCTGCGATGATGACGAGGCCGATGAAGGGGATGATGCTCCTGCTCATGTGGAGCCTCCGGTGCCGCCACCGCCTGCAGTGGATCCACCACAGCAG GATCCAGGTGCCAACAAGACTTCAGGGGCCAAGACCACTGG tgtCACCCCGCATCAGAAGAAAGAAGGGATCCAGACTACCAGAGTCACCAGACAGG ACGTGTCCCTGGGGATGCTGACGCAGCGTTTCCTGGAGCTGTTGCTGATGGCACCGGACGGCTCGCTGGACCTCCGGCAGGTGACCACGAGCCTGCAGACCCGCAGGCGGCGAGTCTACGACATCACCAACGTCCTGGAAGGCATCAACCTCATCGAGAAGCAGTCGACCAACCGAGTCAAGTGGAT AGGAAGCTGTCACATCTCCAACTTCCTGTGGATGAGCCAGCAGAGGGTCCAGAGGGAGCTGGACAACCTGAAGCTGGTGGAGAACACGCTGGACACCTTCATCAAAAGCTGCGCCCAGCAGCTCTTCGAAATGACCGACGACTTGGAAAACGCTGC GTCGGCCTACGTGACCCACGAGGACGTCAGCCGGCTGGCAGCCTTCCAGGGACAGACTCTGCTCGTTGTCAAAGCTCCGGAGGAAACCAAGTTGGAGGTTCCCCCCCCCAAAGAG GACAACATCCAGATCCATCTGAAGGGGGGGAAGGGTCCCATCATTGTGACAACGTGTGATATCAAGACAGGAGACGCGACGGCAGAGAAGAGCGGCTGCTTTTTAACGCTGGAGGAAAGCCGGATAAAGACGGCCACGCTGCACACAG AGTCCTCGAGTCCGCAGAGCGCTGTGCAGAGCGCATAG